Proteins from a genomic interval of Diceros bicornis minor isolate mBicDic1 chromosome 34, mDicBic1.mat.cur, whole genome shotgun sequence:
- the SNRPD2 gene encoding small nuclear ribonucleoprotein Sm D2, with protein sequence MSLLNKPKSEMTPEELQKREEEEFNTGPLSVLTQSVKNNTQVLINCRNNKKLLGRVKAFDRHCNMVLENVKEMWTEVPKSGKGKKKSKPVNKDRYISKMFLRGDSVIVVLRNPLIAGK encoded by the exons AT GAGCCTCCTCAACAAGCCCAAGAGTGAGATGACCCCGGAGGAGCTGCAGAagcgggaggaggaggagtttaaCACGGGTCCCCTCTCCGTGCTCACGCAGTCCGTCAAGAACAACACCCAAGTGCTCATTAACTGTCGCAACAACAAGAAGCTCCTGGGCCGTGTGAAGGCCTTCGACAG gcACTGCAACATGGTGCTGGAGAACGTGAAGGAGATGTGGACTGAGGTTCCCAAGAGCGGCAAGGGCAAGAAGAAGTCCAAGCCCGTCAACAAGGACCGCTACATCTCCAAGATGTTCCTGCGTGGAGACTCGGTCATCGTGGTCCTGCGGAACCCGCTCATCGCCGGCAAGTAG